One window from the genome of Elaeis guineensis isolate ETL-2024a chromosome 5, EG11, whole genome shotgun sequence encodes:
- the LOC105044453 gene encoding short-chain dehydrogenase TIC 32 B, chloroplastic, which produces MGIFSLVTGWPGPSGFGSASTAEQVTDGIDASNLTAIVTGGASGIGAETARVLALRGAHVIIAARNMEAANDTKELILESNPAARVDVLKLDLSSLKSVRAFVDKFISMDLPLNILINNAGVMFCPYQLSEDGIEMHFATNHLGHFLLTNLLLEKMKNTERKTGIEGRIVNLSSIAHLRSYDEGIQFDNLNDNNGYSDKRAYGQSKLANILHANELSRRLQEEGANITVNSVHPGLIVTALWRHSFLLMSVLRLFTYIFWKSVPQGAATTCYAALHPSLKGVTGKYFLDCNEEKPGEMAREETLGRRLWDFSEKLVKSASK; this is translated from the exons ATGGGCATCTTCTCGCTGGTGACGGGGTGGCCGGGGCCTAGTGGATTCGGATCCGCTTCCACAGCGGAGCAGGTCACAGACGGCATCGACGCCAGCAATCTCACTGCCATCGTCACTG GAGGAGCAAGTGGGATTGGTGCAGAGACTGCAAGAGTCTTGGCACTTCGTGGAGCCCATGTCATCATTGCTGCAAGGAACATGGAGGCTGCAAATGATACAAAAGAGCTCATCCTCGAAAGCAATCCAGCAGCCAGGGTGGATGTTTTGAAGCTTGATCTTAGCTCATTAAAGTCTGTACGAGCCTTTGTAGATAAATTCATATCGATGGATCTTCCTCTTAACATCTTAAT AAACAATGCTGGTGTCATGTTCTGTCCGTACCAACTTTCAGAGGATGGAATAGAGATGCATTTTGCCACCAATCATCTTG GTCACTTTTTGTTGACAAACCTTCTTCTTGAGAAAATGAAAAACACAGAAAGGAAGACGGGGATCGAAGGTCGCATTGTTAATCTCTCATCTATTGCACACCTTCGTTCATATGATGAAGGAATACAGTTTGATAATCTCAATGACAATAATGG ATATTCTGATAAAAGAGCATATGGTCAATCGAAACTGGCAAATATATTGCATGCCAATGAGCTATCAAGACGCTTGCAG GAAGAAGGTGCAAATATTACTGTAAATTCTGTCCATCCGGGATTGATCGTGACAGCTCTGTGGAGACATTCTTTTCTTTTGATGA GTGTTCTAAGATTATTCACTTACATATTTTGGAAGAGTGTACCACAG GGAGCAGCTACTACATGCTATGCTGCATTACATCCGAGTCTCAAGGGTGTGACAGGAAAGTACTTCCTTGACTGCAATGAGGAGAAGCCCGGTGAAATGGCCAGAGAAGAAACCTTGGGCAGGAGGCTCTGGGACTTCAGCGAAAAGCTGGTTAAATCAGCATCCAAGTAA
- the LOC114914184 gene encoding uncharacterized protein — MALSFLAMNLWEMVVRCSPTFIYMATWTALITVTVAVAAFSPELAFVWAVSPSSSFALGCGGVGGAVRLPLEGPPGEVVCVPVHLFGRSKADFIIPPLFAALVVASSICFTWAVGLWEAEEETLS; from the coding sequence ATGGCCCTGTCCTTCCTCGCTATGAATCTCTGGGAGATGGTCGTCCGTTGCAGTCCGACGTTCATCTACATGGCCACGTGGACGGCGCTCATAACCGTGACGGTGGCGGTGGCGGCTTTCTCTCCGGAGTTGGCGTTCGTATGGGCGGTGTCGCCGTCGTCGTCCTTCGCGCTGGGTTGCGGGGGCGTCGGTGGCGCCGTGAGGCTCCCACTGGAAGGGCCACCAGGGGAGGTGGTGTGCGTGCCCGTCCACCTGTTCGGCCGCTCCAAGGCCGATTTCATAATCCCTCCACTCTTCGCCGCCTTGGTCGTCGCCAGCTCCATTTGCTTCACCTGGGCTGTCGGGCTGTGGGAGGCCGAAGAAGAGACGCTCAGCTAG